From Amphiprion ocellaris isolate individual 3 ecotype Okinawa chromosome 10, ASM2253959v1, whole genome shotgun sequence, one genomic window encodes:
- the st18 gene encoding suppression of tumorigenicity 18 protein isoform X2 yields the protein MKGADKAIVAKSFGKWKSSSLRSRTMEKPDEPSEESKEESLSNCTCEAPQLGKKPVDNELNDHFLRDNKCESVNQGEQSGSGVLSYRALGKLQSKMDSEGEEQTLKTCHSSTGLADCNSETHSPYGPMARKRSAQEGVQGAPVNKRKSLLMKPRHYSPSEACEEESEDLAPPQDKEELRNIDTPADGNLNAVNGVVNRNGCHDVAAKSSNSLGWSEVTSNGSPQCEPDTSEPLMDEDDEELLNTEEEDQSQDRMSSASSPQSPYRDMREAEWEPLSLSAKLNSSNCSPSRASEDLSSRNGHVKEEPHLELGGPMGRASLFQAEALRYRLLPTEEDSEGEAEVERPPRLDSWALGLHERGLEMSRGRVNMSLLEQAIALQTEQRQVLHHAYREMDRFLMEQMTNERRHQRMMDMDSRLNYHGGKDSPRTDKKDIKCPTPGCDGTGHVTGLYPHHRSLSGCPHKVRVPPEILAMHENVLKCPTPGCTGRGHVNSNRSTHRSLSGCPIAAAVKVSKPQDESLKCRQTPDRSPRAIGLIKKFEMNQLNYRLSHPVAALQTSLTKDMDKYSRIRFDYASFDAQVFGKQPLMGANQDQEMSHFPDSPQQYPGFLGAPGGRLPTSGQHSPPSQFKKEDGLQAAAATAAILNLSTRYRKNMEAVAGRPLATSTKDMLIEVDENGTLDLSMKKCKENVKAPTKTPPHDPLSPPESAVAKGGSVLISPSFYQPLCERDSWESPIPVNFSKAHVLQDKEEDYDQVSLEDQHYQGDGSMMSPKAKLLLRDSKKELLSCPTPGCDGSGHVTGNYASHRSVSGCPLADKTLKSLMAANSQELKCPTPGCDGSGHVTGNYASHRSLSGCPRARKGGLKLTPNKDDKDEQELKCPVIGCDGQGHISGKYTSHRSAGSCPLAAKRQKESSINGLPFVWKTNKQELPHCPLPGCNGLGHANNVFATHRSLSGCPLNAQSIKKKHSEEEMMTIKLKASSGVENKEDIQHLDHEIKELNESNMKIEADMMQLQTQISSMECNLKTIEEENKMIEQHNDSLLKELARLSQALINSLTDIQLPQMGPISEHNFEAYVNTLTDMYNNSEHEYSPECKALLDNIKQAIKGIHV from the exons ATAATGAATTAAATGATCACTTCTTGAGAGATAATAAGTGTGAAAGCGTCAACCAGGGTGAACAGAGTGGATCTGGCGTCTTGTCCTACAGAGCGCTCGGAAAACTACAATCAAAG atggATTCTGAAGGTGAGGAGCAAACCTTGAAAACATGTCACAGTAGCACAG GGCTGGCCGACTGCAACAGCGAGACTCacag CCCATATGGGCCCATGGCGAGGAAAAGGAGTGCTCAGGAAGGGGTGCAGGGTGCCCCCGTCAACAAGAGAAAGTCCCTGCTGATGAAGCCCCGCCACTACAGCCCCAGCGAAGCATGTGAAGAGGAGAGTGAGGACCTGGCACCGCCACAGGACAAAGAAGAGCTGAGGAACATTGACACTCCAGCAG ATGGAAACTTAAATGCGGTCAATGGAGTGGTCAACAGAAATGGCTGCCATGACGTGGCAGCAAAATCCAGCAACTCCCTTGGATGGTCGGAAGTCACATCTAATGGCTCTCCACAGTGTGAGCCAGACACCTCTGAACCTCTGatggatgaagatgatgaagagcTTCTTAATACCGAAGAAGAAGACCAAAGTCAAGACAGGATGAGCAGTGCATCATCACCACAGAGTCCGTACAGAGACATGAGGGAGGCTGAGTGGGagcctctgtctctgtctgctaAGCTGAACAGCTCAAACTGCAGTCCTTCCAGAGCCTCTGAAGACCTTTCAAGCAGGAATGGCCATGTGAAAGAAGAGCCTCACCTAGAATTAGGTGGTCCGATGGGTCGAGCGAGTCTTTTTCAGGCTGAAGCTTTAAGATACAGGCTGTTACCCACTGAGGAGGACAGTGAGGGGGAGGCGGAGGTGGAGAGGCCGCCCCGGCTAGACAGCTGGGCTCTGGGTCTCCACGAGAGAGGCCTCGAAATGAGCCGGGGGAGAGTGAACATGAGCCTGTTGGAGCAGGCCATAGCTCTGCAGACAGAGCAAAGACAGGTCTTGCACCATGCCTACAGAGAGATGGACCGCTTCCTCATGGAGCAGATGACCAATGAGAGGAGGCACCAGAGGATGATGGACATGGACAGCAGATTGAACTACCACGGAGGAAAAG ATTCTCCACGGACAGATAAAAAGGATATAAAGTGTCCAACTCCTGGCTGTGATGGCACTGGTCATGTGACAGGCCTGTACCCACATCACAGGAGTTTGTCTGGGTGTCCACATAAAGTCCGAGTTCCCCCAGAGA TCCTGGCCATGCATGAGAATGTCCTCAAGTGCCCTACACCCGGGTGCACAGGAAGGGGCCATGTCAACAGCAACCGTAGCACCCACCGGAG TCTCTCCGGCTGCCCCATTGCTGCTGCAGTGAAAGTCTCCAAACCTCAGGACGAGAGCCTGAAATGCAGACAAACACCTGACCGCTCACCGAG AGCCATCGGCTTAATAAAGAAGTTTGAGATGAACCAGTTGAACTACAGGCTCTCTCATCCAGTAGCAGCCTTGCAAACTAGCCTCACAAAAGACATGGACAAGTACAGCAGAATCCGCTTTGATTACGCCAGCTTTGATGCACAAGTCTTCGGCAAACAGCCTCTGATGGGGGCCAACCAGGACCAGGAAATGTCCCACTTTCCTGACT cACCTCAGCAGTATCCTGGCTTCCTTGGTGCTCCAGGTGGCCGCCTGCCCACCTCTGGTCAGCACAGCCCGCCGAGTCAATTCAAAAAAGAAGATGGTCTCCAAGCCGCAGCAGCGACAGCCGCCATCCTTAACCTCTCCACTCGCTACCGGAAGAACATGGAGGCTGTCGCCGGCCGGCCCTTGGCAACCTCCACAAAG gacATGCTCATAGAGGTGGACGAAAACGGCACCTTGGACTTGAGTATGAAGAAGTGCAAGGAAAACGTAAAAGCCCCGACCAAGACACCTCCACACGACCCACTGTCCCCTCCTGAGTCTGCTGTGGCCAAAGGCGGGAGCGTTCTCATCAGCCCCTCCTTCTACCAGCCgctgtgtgagagagacagctGGGAGAGCCCCATCCCTGTCAACTTCAGCAAAGCACACGTTTTACAGGAcaaagag gaGGATTATGATCAGGTCTCCTTGGAGGACCAACACTATCAAGGGGACGGCAGTATGATGAGCCCCAAAGCCAAGCTGCTATTAAGAGATTCCAAGAAAGAGCTTTTGAG CTGTCCGACCCCAGGCTGTGACGGCAGTGGCCATGTGACGGGGAATTATGCATCGCATCGGAG TGTGTCTGGATGTCCCCTGGCTGACAAAACACTCAAATCACTGATGGCAGCCAACTCTCAGGAACTAAA GTGCCCAACACCTGGTTGTGATGGATCTGGACATGTGACTGGGAACTATGCTTCGCACAGAAG CTTGTCAGGATGTCCACGTGCCAGAAAAGGAGGTTTGAAGCTCACACCAAACAAGGATGACAAAGATGAGCAAGAGCTTAa GTGTCCAGTAATTGGATGTGACGGACAGGGCCATATATCGGGAAAATACACATCCCACCGCAGTGCAGGCAGTTGTCCACTTGCTGCCAAAAGACAGAAGGAGTCATCCATCAATGGACTGCCCTTTGTCTGGAAGACCAATAAACAGGAACTGCCCCATTGTCCCTTGCCTGGCTGCAATGGCCTTGGACATGCCAATAATGTGTTTGCCACTCACAGAAG CTTGTCGGGTTGCCCACTGAACGCACAGAGTATCAAGAAAAAGCACTCCGAAGAAGAGATGATGACTATCAAACTGAAAGCCAGCAGTG GTGTTGAAAACAAAGAAGATATTCAACATTTGGATCACGAAATCAAAGAATTGAATGAATCTAACATGAAAATAGAAGCAGACATGATGCAACTCCAAACCCAG ATCTCGTCTATGGAATGTAACCTGAAGACAATTGAAGAGGAAAACAAGATGATCGAACAGCACAATGACAGCCTTCTGAAGGAGCTCGCTCGCCTTAGCCAAGCTCTCATTAACAGTCTTACAGACATTCAGCTGCCTCAAATG ggACCCATCAGTGAGCATAATTTTGAAGCCTATGTGAACACATTAACTGATATGTACAACAACTCGGAGCATGAATACTCTCCAGAGTGCAAGGCCCTCTTGGATAATATCAAACAGGCTATTAAGGGCATCCATGTTTAA
- the st18 gene encoding suppression of tumorigenicity 18 protein isoform X1, whose amino-acid sequence MKGADKAIVAKSFGKWKSSSLRSRTMEKPDEPSEESKEESLSNCTCEAPQLGKKPVDNELNDHFLRDNKCESVNQGEQSGSGVLSYRALGKLQSKMDSEGEEQTLKTCHSSTGLADCNSETHSPYGPMARKRSAQEGVQGAPVNKRKSLLMKPRHYSPSEACEEESEDLAPPQDKEELRNIDTPADGNLNAVNGVVNRNGCHDVAAKSSNSLGWSEVTSNGSPQCEPDTSEPLMDEDDEELLNTEEEDQSQDRMSSASSPQSPYRDMREAEWEPLSLSAKLNSSNCSPSRASEDLSSRNGHVKEEPHLELGGPMGRASLFQAEALRYRLLPTEEDSEGEAEVERPPRLDSWALGLHERGLEMSRGRVNMSLLEQAIALQTEQRQVLHHAYREMDRFLMEQMTNERRHQRMMDMDSRLNYHGGKDSPRTDKKDIKCPTPGCDGTGHVTGLYPHHRSLSGCPHKVRVPPEILAMHENVLKCPTPGCTGRGHVNSNRSTHRSLSGCPIAAAVKVSKPQDESLKCRQTPDRSPRAIGLIKKFEMNQLNYRLSHPVAALQTSLTKDMDKYSRIRFDYASFDAQVFGKQPLMGANQDQEMSHFPDSPQQYPGFLGAPGGRLPTSGQHSPPSQFKKEDGLQAAAATAAILNLSTRYRKNMEAVAGRPLATSTKDMLIEVDENGTLDLSMKKCKENVKAPTKTPPHDPLSPPESAVAKGGSVLISPSFYQPLCERDSWESPIPVNFSKAHVLQDKEEDYDQVSLEDQHYQGDGSMMSPKAKLLLRDSKKELLSCPTPGCDGSGHVTGNYASHRSVSGCPLADKTLKSLMAANSQELKCPTPGCDGSGHVTGNYASHRSLSGCPRARKGGLKLTPNKDDKDEQELKCPVIGCDGQGHISGKYTSHRSAGSCPLAAKRQKESSINGLPFVWKTNKQELPHCPLPGCNGLGHANNVFATHRSLSGCPLNAQSIKKKHSEEEMMTIKLKASSGVENKEDIQHLDHEIKELNESNMKIEADMMQLQTQQISSMECNLKTIEEENKMIEQHNDSLLKELARLSQALINSLTDIQLPQMGPISEHNFEAYVNTLTDMYNNSEHEYSPECKALLDNIKQAIKGIHV is encoded by the exons ATAATGAATTAAATGATCACTTCTTGAGAGATAATAAGTGTGAAAGCGTCAACCAGGGTGAACAGAGTGGATCTGGCGTCTTGTCCTACAGAGCGCTCGGAAAACTACAATCAAAG atggATTCTGAAGGTGAGGAGCAAACCTTGAAAACATGTCACAGTAGCACAG GGCTGGCCGACTGCAACAGCGAGACTCacag CCCATATGGGCCCATGGCGAGGAAAAGGAGTGCTCAGGAAGGGGTGCAGGGTGCCCCCGTCAACAAGAGAAAGTCCCTGCTGATGAAGCCCCGCCACTACAGCCCCAGCGAAGCATGTGAAGAGGAGAGTGAGGACCTGGCACCGCCACAGGACAAAGAAGAGCTGAGGAACATTGACACTCCAGCAG ATGGAAACTTAAATGCGGTCAATGGAGTGGTCAACAGAAATGGCTGCCATGACGTGGCAGCAAAATCCAGCAACTCCCTTGGATGGTCGGAAGTCACATCTAATGGCTCTCCACAGTGTGAGCCAGACACCTCTGAACCTCTGatggatgaagatgatgaagagcTTCTTAATACCGAAGAAGAAGACCAAAGTCAAGACAGGATGAGCAGTGCATCATCACCACAGAGTCCGTACAGAGACATGAGGGAGGCTGAGTGGGagcctctgtctctgtctgctaAGCTGAACAGCTCAAACTGCAGTCCTTCCAGAGCCTCTGAAGACCTTTCAAGCAGGAATGGCCATGTGAAAGAAGAGCCTCACCTAGAATTAGGTGGTCCGATGGGTCGAGCGAGTCTTTTTCAGGCTGAAGCTTTAAGATACAGGCTGTTACCCACTGAGGAGGACAGTGAGGGGGAGGCGGAGGTGGAGAGGCCGCCCCGGCTAGACAGCTGGGCTCTGGGTCTCCACGAGAGAGGCCTCGAAATGAGCCGGGGGAGAGTGAACATGAGCCTGTTGGAGCAGGCCATAGCTCTGCAGACAGAGCAAAGACAGGTCTTGCACCATGCCTACAGAGAGATGGACCGCTTCCTCATGGAGCAGATGACCAATGAGAGGAGGCACCAGAGGATGATGGACATGGACAGCAGATTGAACTACCACGGAGGAAAAG ATTCTCCACGGACAGATAAAAAGGATATAAAGTGTCCAACTCCTGGCTGTGATGGCACTGGTCATGTGACAGGCCTGTACCCACATCACAGGAGTTTGTCTGGGTGTCCACATAAAGTCCGAGTTCCCCCAGAGA TCCTGGCCATGCATGAGAATGTCCTCAAGTGCCCTACACCCGGGTGCACAGGAAGGGGCCATGTCAACAGCAACCGTAGCACCCACCGGAG TCTCTCCGGCTGCCCCATTGCTGCTGCAGTGAAAGTCTCCAAACCTCAGGACGAGAGCCTGAAATGCAGACAAACACCTGACCGCTCACCGAG AGCCATCGGCTTAATAAAGAAGTTTGAGATGAACCAGTTGAACTACAGGCTCTCTCATCCAGTAGCAGCCTTGCAAACTAGCCTCACAAAAGACATGGACAAGTACAGCAGAATCCGCTTTGATTACGCCAGCTTTGATGCACAAGTCTTCGGCAAACAGCCTCTGATGGGGGCCAACCAGGACCAGGAAATGTCCCACTTTCCTGACT cACCTCAGCAGTATCCTGGCTTCCTTGGTGCTCCAGGTGGCCGCCTGCCCACCTCTGGTCAGCACAGCCCGCCGAGTCAATTCAAAAAAGAAGATGGTCTCCAAGCCGCAGCAGCGACAGCCGCCATCCTTAACCTCTCCACTCGCTACCGGAAGAACATGGAGGCTGTCGCCGGCCGGCCCTTGGCAACCTCCACAAAG gacATGCTCATAGAGGTGGACGAAAACGGCACCTTGGACTTGAGTATGAAGAAGTGCAAGGAAAACGTAAAAGCCCCGACCAAGACACCTCCACACGACCCACTGTCCCCTCCTGAGTCTGCTGTGGCCAAAGGCGGGAGCGTTCTCATCAGCCCCTCCTTCTACCAGCCgctgtgtgagagagacagctGGGAGAGCCCCATCCCTGTCAACTTCAGCAAAGCACACGTTTTACAGGAcaaagag gaGGATTATGATCAGGTCTCCTTGGAGGACCAACACTATCAAGGGGACGGCAGTATGATGAGCCCCAAAGCCAAGCTGCTATTAAGAGATTCCAAGAAAGAGCTTTTGAG CTGTCCGACCCCAGGCTGTGACGGCAGTGGCCATGTGACGGGGAATTATGCATCGCATCGGAG TGTGTCTGGATGTCCCCTGGCTGACAAAACACTCAAATCACTGATGGCAGCCAACTCTCAGGAACTAAA GTGCCCAACACCTGGTTGTGATGGATCTGGACATGTGACTGGGAACTATGCTTCGCACAGAAG CTTGTCAGGATGTCCACGTGCCAGAAAAGGAGGTTTGAAGCTCACACCAAACAAGGATGACAAAGATGAGCAAGAGCTTAa GTGTCCAGTAATTGGATGTGACGGACAGGGCCATATATCGGGAAAATACACATCCCACCGCAGTGCAGGCAGTTGTCCACTTGCTGCCAAAAGACAGAAGGAGTCATCCATCAATGGACTGCCCTTTGTCTGGAAGACCAATAAACAGGAACTGCCCCATTGTCCCTTGCCTGGCTGCAATGGCCTTGGACATGCCAATAATGTGTTTGCCACTCACAGAAG CTTGTCGGGTTGCCCACTGAACGCACAGAGTATCAAGAAAAAGCACTCCGAAGAAGAGATGATGACTATCAAACTGAAAGCCAGCAGTG GTGTTGAAAACAAAGAAGATATTCAACATTTGGATCACGAAATCAAAGAATTGAATGAATCTAACATGAAAATAGAAGCAGACATGATGCAACTCCAAACCCAG CAGATCTCGTCTATGGAATGTAACCTGAAGACAATTGAAGAGGAAAACAAGATGATCGAACAGCACAATGACAGCCTTCTGAAGGAGCTCGCTCGCCTTAGCCAAGCTCTCATTAACAGTCTTACAGACATTCAGCTGCCTCAAATG ggACCCATCAGTGAGCATAATTTTGAAGCCTATGTGAACACATTAACTGATATGTACAACAACTCGGAGCATGAATACTCTCCAGAGTGCAAGGCCCTCTTGGATAATATCAAACAGGCTATTAAGGGCATCCATGTTTAA
- the st18 gene encoding suppression of tumorigenicity 18 protein isoform X3, which translates to MDSEGEEQTLKTCHSSTGLADCNSETHSPYGPMARKRSAQEGVQGAPVNKRKSLLMKPRHYSPSEACEEESEDLAPPQDKEELRNIDTPADGNLNAVNGVVNRNGCHDVAAKSSNSLGWSEVTSNGSPQCEPDTSEPLMDEDDEELLNTEEEDQSQDRMSSASSPQSPYRDMREAEWEPLSLSAKLNSSNCSPSRASEDLSSRNGHVKEEPHLELGGPMGRASLFQAEALRYRLLPTEEDSEGEAEVERPPRLDSWALGLHERGLEMSRGRVNMSLLEQAIALQTEQRQVLHHAYREMDRFLMEQMTNERRHQRMMDMDSRLNYHGGKDSPRTDKKDIKCPTPGCDGTGHVTGLYPHHRSLSGCPHKVRVPPEILAMHENVLKCPTPGCTGRGHVNSNRSTHRSLSGCPIAAAVKVSKPQDESLKCRQTPDRSPRAIGLIKKFEMNQLNYRLSHPVAALQTSLTKDMDKYSRIRFDYASFDAQVFGKQPLMGANQDQEMSHFPDSPQQYPGFLGAPGGRLPTSGQHSPPSQFKKEDGLQAAAATAAILNLSTRYRKNMEAVAGRPLATSTKDMLIEVDENGTLDLSMKKCKENVKAPTKTPPHDPLSPPESAVAKGGSVLISPSFYQPLCERDSWESPIPVNFSKAHVLQDKEEDYDQVSLEDQHYQGDGSMMSPKAKLLLRDSKKELLSCPTPGCDGSGHVTGNYASHRSVSGCPLADKTLKSLMAANSQELKCPTPGCDGSGHVTGNYASHRSLSGCPRARKGGLKLTPNKDDKDEQELKCPVIGCDGQGHISGKYTSHRSAGSCPLAAKRQKESSINGLPFVWKTNKQELPHCPLPGCNGLGHANNVFATHRSLSGCPLNAQSIKKKHSEEEMMTIKLKASSGVENKEDIQHLDHEIKELNESNMKIEADMMQLQTQQISSMECNLKTIEEENKMIEQHNDSLLKELARLSQALINSLTDIQLPQMGPISEHNFEAYVNTLTDMYNNSEHEYSPECKALLDNIKQAIKGIHV; encoded by the exons atggATTCTGAAGGTGAGGAGCAAACCTTGAAAACATGTCACAGTAGCACAG GGCTGGCCGACTGCAACAGCGAGACTCacag CCCATATGGGCCCATGGCGAGGAAAAGGAGTGCTCAGGAAGGGGTGCAGGGTGCCCCCGTCAACAAGAGAAAGTCCCTGCTGATGAAGCCCCGCCACTACAGCCCCAGCGAAGCATGTGAAGAGGAGAGTGAGGACCTGGCACCGCCACAGGACAAAGAAGAGCTGAGGAACATTGACACTCCAGCAG ATGGAAACTTAAATGCGGTCAATGGAGTGGTCAACAGAAATGGCTGCCATGACGTGGCAGCAAAATCCAGCAACTCCCTTGGATGGTCGGAAGTCACATCTAATGGCTCTCCACAGTGTGAGCCAGACACCTCTGAACCTCTGatggatgaagatgatgaagagcTTCTTAATACCGAAGAAGAAGACCAAAGTCAAGACAGGATGAGCAGTGCATCATCACCACAGAGTCCGTACAGAGACATGAGGGAGGCTGAGTGGGagcctctgtctctgtctgctaAGCTGAACAGCTCAAACTGCAGTCCTTCCAGAGCCTCTGAAGACCTTTCAAGCAGGAATGGCCATGTGAAAGAAGAGCCTCACCTAGAATTAGGTGGTCCGATGGGTCGAGCGAGTCTTTTTCAGGCTGAAGCTTTAAGATACAGGCTGTTACCCACTGAGGAGGACAGTGAGGGGGAGGCGGAGGTGGAGAGGCCGCCCCGGCTAGACAGCTGGGCTCTGGGTCTCCACGAGAGAGGCCTCGAAATGAGCCGGGGGAGAGTGAACATGAGCCTGTTGGAGCAGGCCATAGCTCTGCAGACAGAGCAAAGACAGGTCTTGCACCATGCCTACAGAGAGATGGACCGCTTCCTCATGGAGCAGATGACCAATGAGAGGAGGCACCAGAGGATGATGGACATGGACAGCAGATTGAACTACCACGGAGGAAAAG ATTCTCCACGGACAGATAAAAAGGATATAAAGTGTCCAACTCCTGGCTGTGATGGCACTGGTCATGTGACAGGCCTGTACCCACATCACAGGAGTTTGTCTGGGTGTCCACATAAAGTCCGAGTTCCCCCAGAGA TCCTGGCCATGCATGAGAATGTCCTCAAGTGCCCTACACCCGGGTGCACAGGAAGGGGCCATGTCAACAGCAACCGTAGCACCCACCGGAG TCTCTCCGGCTGCCCCATTGCTGCTGCAGTGAAAGTCTCCAAACCTCAGGACGAGAGCCTGAAATGCAGACAAACACCTGACCGCTCACCGAG AGCCATCGGCTTAATAAAGAAGTTTGAGATGAACCAGTTGAACTACAGGCTCTCTCATCCAGTAGCAGCCTTGCAAACTAGCCTCACAAAAGACATGGACAAGTACAGCAGAATCCGCTTTGATTACGCCAGCTTTGATGCACAAGTCTTCGGCAAACAGCCTCTGATGGGGGCCAACCAGGACCAGGAAATGTCCCACTTTCCTGACT cACCTCAGCAGTATCCTGGCTTCCTTGGTGCTCCAGGTGGCCGCCTGCCCACCTCTGGTCAGCACAGCCCGCCGAGTCAATTCAAAAAAGAAGATGGTCTCCAAGCCGCAGCAGCGACAGCCGCCATCCTTAACCTCTCCACTCGCTACCGGAAGAACATGGAGGCTGTCGCCGGCCGGCCCTTGGCAACCTCCACAAAG gacATGCTCATAGAGGTGGACGAAAACGGCACCTTGGACTTGAGTATGAAGAAGTGCAAGGAAAACGTAAAAGCCCCGACCAAGACACCTCCACACGACCCACTGTCCCCTCCTGAGTCTGCTGTGGCCAAAGGCGGGAGCGTTCTCATCAGCCCCTCCTTCTACCAGCCgctgtgtgagagagacagctGGGAGAGCCCCATCCCTGTCAACTTCAGCAAAGCACACGTTTTACAGGAcaaagag gaGGATTATGATCAGGTCTCCTTGGAGGACCAACACTATCAAGGGGACGGCAGTATGATGAGCCCCAAAGCCAAGCTGCTATTAAGAGATTCCAAGAAAGAGCTTTTGAG CTGTCCGACCCCAGGCTGTGACGGCAGTGGCCATGTGACGGGGAATTATGCATCGCATCGGAG TGTGTCTGGATGTCCCCTGGCTGACAAAACACTCAAATCACTGATGGCAGCCAACTCTCAGGAACTAAA GTGCCCAACACCTGGTTGTGATGGATCTGGACATGTGACTGGGAACTATGCTTCGCACAGAAG CTTGTCAGGATGTCCACGTGCCAGAAAAGGAGGTTTGAAGCTCACACCAAACAAGGATGACAAAGATGAGCAAGAGCTTAa GTGTCCAGTAATTGGATGTGACGGACAGGGCCATATATCGGGAAAATACACATCCCACCGCAGTGCAGGCAGTTGTCCACTTGCTGCCAAAAGACAGAAGGAGTCATCCATCAATGGACTGCCCTTTGTCTGGAAGACCAATAAACAGGAACTGCCCCATTGTCCCTTGCCTGGCTGCAATGGCCTTGGACATGCCAATAATGTGTTTGCCACTCACAGAAG CTTGTCGGGTTGCCCACTGAACGCACAGAGTATCAAGAAAAAGCACTCCGAAGAAGAGATGATGACTATCAAACTGAAAGCCAGCAGTG GTGTTGAAAACAAAGAAGATATTCAACATTTGGATCACGAAATCAAAGAATTGAATGAATCTAACATGAAAATAGAAGCAGACATGATGCAACTCCAAACCCAG CAGATCTCGTCTATGGAATGTAACCTGAAGACAATTGAAGAGGAAAACAAGATGATCGAACAGCACAATGACAGCCTTCTGAAGGAGCTCGCTCGCCTTAGCCAAGCTCTCATTAACAGTCTTACAGACATTCAGCTGCCTCAAATG ggACCCATCAGTGAGCATAATTTTGAAGCCTATGTGAACACATTAACTGATATGTACAACAACTCGGAGCATGAATACTCTCCAGAGTGCAAGGCCCTCTTGGATAATATCAAACAGGCTATTAAGGGCATCCATGTTTAA